The following are from one region of the Cloacibacterium sp. TD35 genome:
- a CDS encoding DUF2147 domain-containing protein has product MSRIFFILLFLIFGKINATHPNDVLGTWMSVDNSVKVKVYKVNNQFRARIIWFNHLLSESKKPMHLSLDIHNPNPNLRNRKILGMEILDGLRYDVQKKEWVDGKIYDASSGRYWNSSAKLLQNGILKVRGFWKAEWIGKSISFRKVT; this is encoded by the coding sequence ATGAGTAGAATATTCTTTATTTTATTATTTCTGATTTTTGGAAAGATAAATGCTACCCATCCTAATGATGTTTTAGGTACATGGATGAGTGTAGACAACAGTGTAAAGGTAAAAGTTTATAAAGTCAACAACCAATTCAGAGCTAGAATCATTTGGTTTAATCATCTTTTAAGCGAAAGCAAAAAACCAATGCATTTGTCATTAGATATTCATAATCCTAATCCCAACCTTAGAAACAGAAAAATTCTAGGTATGGAGATTTTAGATGGTTTACGTTATGATGTCCAAAAAAAAGAATGGGTTGACGGAAAAATATACGATGCTTCTAGTGGTAGATATTGGAACTCTAGCGCTAAATTACTTCAAAATGGAATATTAAAAGTTCGTGGATTCTGGAAAGCAGAATGGATAGGAAAATCTATTTCATTTAGAAAAGTAACATAA
- a CDS encoding helix-turn-helix domain-containing protein, whose product MTNFTFLQDSSVNDIEKKYNPILVKHFNDSFHRIEYNIKRNTVYFNILIYFLIYYFYWDLSIKMRRFKVFDLSSSLNQIFSEQKVQPTIRIIQNDSINDLTEKYILNGLKNFEEKTIFLQKNITLGKLATELDTNVKYLSIVIKKHKAENFNSYVNKLRINYITQKLENENNFVKYKISHLSDLCGYSSPAAFTKSFTEIIKTTPSEFIRNIKKKRNEVELETV is encoded by the coding sequence ATGACAAATTTTACTTTTTTACAAGACTCATCTGTAAATGACATCGAAAAAAAATATAATCCTATTTTAGTAAAACATTTCAATGATAGTTTTCACAGAATAGAGTATAACATCAAAAGAAATACTGTATACTTTAATATTCTCATCTATTTTTTAATTTATTATTTTTATTGGGATCTCTCAATAAAAATGAGAAGGTTTAAAGTATTTGATTTGTCATCATCTCTCAATCAGATATTTTCAGAACAAAAAGTACAACCAACAATTAGAATTATTCAAAACGATTCTATAAATGATTTAACCGAAAAATATATTCTCAATGGTTTAAAAAATTTCGAGGAGAAAACTATTTTTCTACAAAAGAATATTACTTTAGGAAAGTTAGCTACAGAATTAGACACTAATGTAAAATATTTATCTATTGTAATTAAAAAGCACAAAGCAGAAAACTTTAACAGTTACGTTAATAAACTAAGAATTAATTACATTACTCAGAAATTGGAAAATGAAAATAACTTTGTAAAATATAAAATAAGTCATTTATCTGATTTATGCGGTTATTCTTCGCCAGCAGCTTTTACCAAGTCTTTTACAGAAATCATAAAAACAACTCCTTCAGAATTCATCAGAAATATAAAAAAGAAGAGAAATGAAGTAGAATTAGAAACAGTATAA
- a CDS encoding DUF7683 domain-containing protein has protein sequence MKTQKTIEVYRRDKKNSKKTYNIEFVAEYNVSEISISELKNIINPNKDDENVFLIYTLDIPQIIEIQNKSNIFFEIDNEKFIYMLSQYSS, from the coding sequence ATGAAAACACAAAAAACAATAGAAGTTTATAGAAGGGATAAAAAAAATTCTAAAAAAACATACAACATAGAGTTTGTTGCTGAATATAATGTTTCAGAAATAAGTATAAGTGAATTAAAGAATATTATCAACCCAAATAAAGATGATGAAAACGTTTTTTTAATATATACGTTAGATATTCCTCAAATAATTGAAATTCAGAATAAATCAAATATCTTTTTTGAAATAGATAATGAAAAATTTATTTATATGCTTAGTCAATACTCTTCGTAA
- a CDS encoding outer membrane lipoprotein-sorting protein — translation MKNILSIFVFLILFPCIILAQDAKSIVKKADEKAKGNTSVALISIQTIRPNWTREMTVKAWTKGNDLTMILVLTPAKEKGVVFLKKKKEVWNWVPSIERNIKMPPSMMSQSWMGTDFTNDDLVKEASILEDYNHTFLEDIEIDGRNCYKIQLIPKPKSAVVWGKVILSIDKKDYMMLHAEYFDEDGKLMNTMHCSDVKMLGGKLLPAKMEMIPADKKGNKTILTYKSLIFDTPITDQFFSTQNITKVK, via the coding sequence ATGAAAAATATCCTATCAATATTCGTTTTCCTTATATTGTTCCCATGTATAATCTTAGCACAGGACGCCAAATCTATTGTCAAAAAAGCTGACGAAAAAGCCAAAGGAAATACTTCCGTTGCTTTAATTTCAATCCAGACCATTCGTCCTAATTGGACTCGAGAAATGACTGTAAAAGCATGGACTAAAGGAAATGATTTAACCATGATTTTGGTACTAACCCCAGCAAAGGAAAAAGGTGTAGTCTTTCTAAAAAAGAAAAAAGAAGTATGGAATTGGGTTCCATCCATCGAAAGAAACATTAAAATGCCGCCTTCTATGATGAGCCAAAGCTGGATGGGAACAGATTTTACCAATGATGACTTGGTAAAAGAAGCTTCAATTTTAGAAGATTACAATCATACTTTTCTGGAAGATATTGAAATAGATGGGAGAAATTGCTACAAAATTCAATTAATTCCTAAACCTAAATCGGCAGTAGTTTGGGGAAAAGTAATACTCTCTATCGACAAAAAAGATTATATGATGCTTCATGCAGAATATTTTGATGAAGATGGAAAACTCATGAACACCATGCATTGCAGCGATGTTAAAATGCTTGGAGGAAAATTACTCCCTGCGAAAATGGAAATGATTCCAGCGGATAAAAAAGGCAACAAAACCATATTAACCTACAAGTCTTTAATTTTTGACACTCCTATTACTGACCAGTTCTTTAGTACTCAAAATATAACGAAAGTAAAATGA
- a CDS encoding IS110 family transposase, producing MKNLFIGIDISKEVFDYCAIDEQNQIIINKQVAPNSKDGIEKFCQKLDQLKEYSIWIAMEHTGHYGSLLCYEFSIRQLCYSLINPLEMKHATGISRGKTDAVDAWRIASYALANKHKLKPYILPAKELRKLKILMSSRERLVKVHVQMKNGLKSLEIEAKIISLKSHTQEMERIILQIEKSILSTEKQMREIIIQNDELKNNFQKITSVIGVGEITAIKCILETDNFTKFNNPRKFSCHCGLAPFKYQSGSSIRGKTKTSSLCDKSLKSILFKAACSAIQHDPQLKNYYLRKTSEGKHKLSVINAVASKIVLRIFAVSKRKQNFVKLFN from the coding sequence ATGAAAAATCTATTTATTGGAATTGATATTTCCAAAGAGGTATTTGATTATTGTGCTATTGATGAGCAAAACCAAATAATCATCAATAAACAAGTTGCCCCAAATTCCAAAGATGGAATTGAAAAATTTTGTCAAAAACTTGACCAATTAAAAGAGTATTCTATCTGGATTGCCATGGAACACACTGGGCATTATGGAAGTTTACTATGTTATGAGTTCTCTATTCGTCAACTTTGTTATTCCTTAATCAATCCTTTAGAAATGAAACATGCTACTGGAATTAGCAGAGGAAAAACTGATGCAGTAGATGCTTGGAGAATCGCAAGTTATGCTTTAGCTAATAAACATAAACTAAAACCATACATATTACCAGCAAAAGAACTTAGAAAACTCAAAATATTAATGAGTTCTAGAGAACGTTTGGTTAAAGTCCATGTACAAATGAAAAACGGTTTAAAAAGCTTAGAAATAGAAGCAAAAATAATCTCTCTAAAGTCTCACACTCAAGAAATGGAGCGAATCATTCTTCAAATAGAAAAATCTATATTGTCTACGGAAAAACAAATGAGAGAAATTATTATACAAAACGATGAATTGAAAAACAACTTTCAGAAAATAACTTCTGTTATTGGTGTAGGAGAGATTACTGCTATAAAATGCATTCTTGAAACGGATAATTTTACCAAATTCAACAACCCAAGAAAGTTCAGTTGTCACTGCGGTTTAGCCCCTTTTAAATATCAATCTGGAAGCAGTATTAGAGGGAAAACTAAAACAAGTTCGCTCTGTGACAAATCCCTTAAAAGCATCCTTTTTAAAGCTGCTTGCTCAGCTATACAGCATGACCCTCAACTGAAAAATTATTACTTAAGAAAAACTTCTGAGGGAAAACACAAATTATCTGTAATAAACGCTGTAGCAAGTAAAATTGTGCTAAGAATTTTTGCCGTATCTAAAAGAAAACAAAATTTTGTAAAACTTTTTAACTAA
- a CDS encoding L,D-transpeptidase: MNCFRSFIYLIGVFLLVQCNKSAGAEEVHYDTTQQQQKADTVQKDTVVKKEIKYHAFVVKNKNKDFNTLEKKYSQEELHAILAINRLDYKNKWRADTLVVPDVLEKDFTVYSPFPKNVSAARNIQKLAMFSYSIHAYALYENGNLIKWGPTSMGKKATPTKMGLTFTNWKKEIAISTVNSDWKLRWNFNLYNYLGIGWHQYDLPGHHASHSCVRLLEEDAYFMYNWADEWILNKKGTVALAKGTPVIIFGPPVFNKKPWLQLIKSPHANDYTEDQINHEIQPFLPEILKQQNIKRDYLEHAP; the protein is encoded by the coding sequence ATGAACTGTTTTAGAAGCTTTATCTATCTTATCGGTGTGTTCTTGTTGGTTCAGTGCAATAAAAGCGCTGGAGCAGAGGAGGTGCATTATGATACCACTCAGCAGCAACAGAAAGCAGATACCGTCCAAAAAGATACGGTGGTGAAAAAAGAAATAAAGTATCATGCTTTTGTGGTTAAAAATAAAAATAAAGACTTTAACACTTTAGAGAAAAAGTATTCTCAAGAAGAACTGCATGCTATTTTAGCCATCAATCGTTTGGATTATAAAAACAAATGGAGAGCCGATACCTTAGTGGTTCCAGACGTTTTGGAGAAAGATTTTACAGTGTACAGTCCGTTTCCTAAAAACGTTTCTGCGGCTAGAAACATTCAGAAATTGGCGATGTTCAGTTATAGTATTCATGCCTATGCCTTGTATGAAAACGGGAATCTCATCAAGTGGGGACCTACCAGTATGGGCAAAAAAGCAACGCCTACCAAAATGGGGCTCACCTTTACCAATTGGAAAAAGGAAATCGCCATCAGTACCGTGAATTCTGATTGGAAATTGAGATGGAATTTCAATTTGTATAATTATTTAGGCATCGGTTGGCATCAGTATGATTTGCCGGGGCATCATGCTTCACACTCTTGTGTTCGTTTGTTGGAAGAAGATGCCTACTTTATGTACAATTGGGCAGACGAATGGATTCTGAACAAAAAAGGGACTGTAGCTTTGGCTAAAGGTACACCTGTGATTATTTTTGGACCGCCGGTATTCAATAAAAAACCTTGGTTACAGCTCATCAAATCTCCTCATGCCAATGATTATACCGAGGATCAAATCAACCATGAGATTCAACCGTTCTTACCAGAAATTCTGAAACAACAAAACATTAAAAGGGATTATCTAGAACACGCTCCATAG
- a CDS encoding phage holin family protein encodes MNTIIKLIITAVVAYLLPNILSGVHVTTFSAAIIFAIVLGLLNLFVKPILDLFSFPITLLTLGLFALVINAIIILLADYFTDGIQIEGFWWAIIFSIALSIITSILENIFINKE; translated from the coding sequence ATGAACACTATTATCAAACTCATTATTACTGCTGTTGTGGCTTATTTATTGCCTAACATCTTAAGCGGAGTACATGTGACTACCTTTTCTGCCGCAATTATTTTTGCCATCGTATTAGGACTATTAAATTTATTTGTAAAACCCATTTTAGATTTATTTTCATTTCCTATTACATTGCTTACTTTAGGATTATTTGCTTTGGTTATTAATGCTATTATTATTCTTTTGGCAGATTATTTTACAGACGGCATTCAGATAGAAGGATTTTGGTGGGCTATTATTTTCAGTATTGCCTTATCTATTATTACTTCTATTTTAGAAAATATTTTCATAAACAAAGAATAA
- a CDS encoding ABC transporter permease gives MKMLIKIASRNLWRNKKRSLIIISAVSIGLWAGTFLIAFYNGMIEQRINSAIGKEVSHIQLHHPKFRNDHDIRYFLPKSQEMLQSIKKDTLVKAVTGRVIIKGMMASASGSSGITINGVEPKIENTITKLDSKIIEGKYFNPDKTNEIIISEKIRKKLKLQLHKKAILTFQDKEGNLAAEAFRVVAIYKTINGPYDESNVFVKNTAIDSLAGIDNAFNEIAVLLKSNEYLDKSKEKFSQNFPNTEIKTWKEIVPELGLTISVGDQMTLIFMGIILIALTFGIVNTMMMAVLERTREIGMLLALGMNKFKIFIMILLETLFLILAGCPIGIILAAISVTITQHTGIDLSRYSDTYSSFGYDAIIYPSLTFNQIKTVLWLVVLTALISALFPARRALKLNPAQALKK, from the coding sequence ATGAAAATGCTTATCAAAATAGCAAGTCGTAATCTTTGGAGAAACAAAAAAAGAAGTCTCATTATCATCTCTGCGGTAAGCATTGGTTTGTGGGCAGGAACTTTTTTGATTGCATTTTATAACGGGATGATAGAACAGCGAATCAACTCTGCAATTGGCAAAGAAGTTTCTCACATTCAGTTGCATCATCCAAAATTTAGAAATGATCACGACATCAGATATTTCTTGCCCAAAAGTCAAGAAATGCTTCAGTCCATTAAAAAAGACACTTTAGTAAAAGCAGTGACTGGTCGTGTCATCATCAAAGGAATGATGGCTTCAGCATCAGGAAGCAGTGGTATTACCATTAATGGTGTAGAGCCTAAAATAGAAAATACCATCACCAAGCTGGATAGTAAAATTATAGAGGGGAAATATTTTAATCCAGATAAAACCAATGAAATTATCATTAGCGAAAAAATCAGAAAAAAACTAAAGTTACAACTTCATAAAAAAGCGATTCTAACTTTTCAGGACAAGGAAGGAAATCTCGCAGCAGAAGCTTTTCGAGTGGTTGCCATTTATAAAACCATCAACGGGCCTTATGATGAAAGCAATGTTTTTGTGAAAAATACAGCTATAGATTCTTTGGCGGGAATAGATAACGCTTTTAATGAAATTGCAGTCTTACTAAAATCCAACGAATATTTAGATAAAAGCAAAGAAAAATTTAGTCAAAATTTTCCCAATACAGAAATTAAAACTTGGAAAGAAATCGTTCCAGAGCTTGGTTTAACCATTTCTGTGGGAGACCAAATGACGCTTATTTTCATGGGAATTATTTTAATTGCCCTGACTTTCGGAATTGTTAATACCATGATGATGGCGGTTTTAGAAAGAACAAGAGAAATAGGAATGCTGCTCGCATTGGGAATGAATAAATTTAAAATCTTTATCATGATTCTCTTGGAAACGCTCTTTTTGATTCTGGCAGGCTGTCCTATCGGAATTATTTTAGCGGCCATTTCTGTAACGATAACCCAACATACAGGAATAGATTTAAGTAGATATTCTGACACTTATTCTAGCTTTGGGTATGATGCCATCATCTACCCTTCTCTCACTTTTAATCAAATTAAAACTGTTTTGTGGTTGGTGGTTCTCACTGCTTTAATTTCCGCTTTATTCCCAGCAAGAAGAGCTTTGAAATTAAATCCAGCCCAAGCTCTTAAAAAGTAA
- a CDS encoding ABC transporter ATP-binding protein — protein MKETVIDAHNLSKIYDEKTIPVYALNHVHLHIARGEFTAIKGPSGSGKTTLLNMIGGLDNPSEGFVEINGTNITELKGNALIDFRLNNIGFVFQSYNLIPVLTAKENIEFIMLLQKRPKNETEKRVLELLKQIGLEDKINKRPQELSGGQQQRVAVARALAPKPQFILADEPTANLDSVSAENLLDMMLKLNQEENMTFVFSTHDQRVINRARRVITLEDGKIVADTAETAIIHETAEK, from the coding sequence ATGAAAGAAACAGTAATAGACGCGCATAATTTATCGAAAATATACGATGAGAAAACCATTCCTGTATATGCGTTAAACCATGTACATCTGCATATTGCACGAGGTGAATTTACCGCAATTAAAGGGCCTTCTGGTTCAGGAAAAACCACACTGCTGAATATGATTGGCGGTTTAGACAATCCTTCTGAAGGTTTTGTGGAAATTAATGGAACGAATATTACAGAACTCAAAGGAAATGCGCTCATTGATTTTAGATTAAACAACATAGGTTTTGTATTTCAGTCTTACAATCTCATCCCAGTGCTTACTGCGAAAGAAAATATAGAATTCATCATGCTACTGCAGAAAAGACCAAAAAATGAAACAGAAAAGCGTGTATTGGAACTTTTAAAACAGATAGGATTGGAAGACAAAATCAATAAAAGACCTCAAGAATTATCAGGTGGTCAACAGCAAAGAGTTGCTGTAGCTAGGGCACTCGCTCCAAAACCTCAATTTATTTTAGCAGATGAACCTACCGCCAATTTAGATTCCGTGTCTGCTGAAAATTTATTAGACATGATGCTCAAACTGAATCAGGAGGAAAACATGACCTTTGTTTTTTCTACCCATGACCAAAGAGTCATCAACAGAGCAAGAAGAGTGATTACCTTAGAAGATGGAAAAATTGTAGCAGACACCGCAGAAACTGCTATCATACACGAAACCGCCGAAAAATAA
- the mnmE gene encoding tRNA uridine-5-carboxymethylaminomethyl(34) synthesis GTPase MnmE, translating to MNQDTICALATANGIGAIGIIRVSGEQAIEICEKCFDGKALTQQKSHTVHYGFIKDGDEVIDEVMVSIFLAPKSFTTENSVEISFHGSPHIGKRILEVLIKNGARMAKAGEFTMRAFMNGRIDLSQAESIADLIASENEASRKVALQQLKGGISQEISVLRNDLLNFVSLIELELDFAEEDVEFADRTALVQLLQKIESKLKSLIDSFQYGNAIKSGVAVAIIGKPNAGKSTLLNALLKEERAIVSDIAGTTRDTIEEVLHIKGNAFRLIDTAGLRETEDAIEAIGVVKAKEKVAQADVLVYLIDVATTDLKDDLAMLQELAREDLKIIICLTKIDEVEQAEEKSQNIAQILQSEIPVHELLQISAKENIHLQDLKDELSTYVEHLKSESNVVITNQRHYESLQKSIDAVYKVKEAIIHQISTELLAYELRNALEHLGEISGEFTNDEVLGNIFSKFCIGK from the coding sequence ATGAATCAAGACACTATTTGTGCACTCGCGACTGCCAATGGAATTGGAGCGATAGGAATTATTAGAGTTTCTGGAGAACAAGCCATAGAAATCTGTGAAAAATGCTTTGATGGAAAAGCACTTACCCAACAGAAATCTCATACGGTACATTATGGTTTCATTAAAGATGGAGATGAAGTCATCGATGAAGTAATGGTTTCTATCTTTCTGGCTCCCAAATCTTTCACTACCGAAAATTCTGTGGAAATTTCTTTCCATGGTTCACCGCATATTGGCAAAAGAATTTTAGAAGTCTTGATTAAAAATGGAGCCAGAATGGCAAAAGCAGGGGAGTTTACCATGCGTGCATTTATGAACGGTAGAATAGACCTCAGTCAAGCCGAATCTATTGCAGACCTTATTGCTTCGGAGAATGAAGCTTCCAGAAAAGTGGCCCTTCAGCAACTGAAAGGTGGAATTTCTCAGGAGATTTCTGTTTTGAGAAATGACTTGCTCAATTTTGTTTCTTTGATTGAATTAGAATTAGATTTTGCGGAAGAAGATGTGGAATTTGCAGATAGAACTGCATTGGTACAACTGCTCCAAAAAATAGAAAGCAAACTAAAATCTTTGATTGACAGTTTCCAATACGGAAATGCCATTAAAAGTGGAGTAGCAGTAGCCATTATCGGAAAGCCAAATGCTGGAAAATCTACTTTACTGAATGCTCTTTTAAAAGAAGAAAGAGCCATCGTTTCGGATATTGCTGGAACTACGCGTGATACGATAGAAGAAGTGTTGCACATCAAAGGAAATGCCTTTAGATTGATTGATACCGCAGGTTTGCGTGAAACAGAAGATGCTATAGAAGCGATAGGCGTGGTAAAAGCCAAAGAAAAAGTGGCTCAAGCTGATGTTTTGGTGTATCTGATTGATGTTGCGACTACCGATTTAAAAGACGACCTTGCGATGCTACAGGAATTAGCAAGAGAAGATTTGAAAATCATTATTTGTCTTACTAAAATTGATGAAGTAGAACAGGCTGAAGAAAAATCGCAAAACATTGCCCAAATCCTTCAATCTGAAATTCCTGTACATGAGTTGTTACAAATTTCGGCTAAGGAAAATATTCATCTTCAGGATTTAAAAGATGAACTTTCTACCTATGTAGAACACCTAAAATCTGAAAGCAACGTGGTAATTACCAACCAAAGACACTACGAATCTCTTCAAAAATCTATTGACGCGGTTTATAAAGTAAAAGAAGCCATTATTCATCAAATTTCTACTGAATTATTAGCCTACGAGCTTAGAAATGCTTTGGAACATCTGGGCGAAATCTCAGGTGAATTTACCAACGATGAAGTATTGGGGAATATTTTTTCTAAGTTCTGTATCGGAAAGTAG
- a CDS encoding ABC transporter permease: MIAKLIWRNLWRNSRRTLITIASIAFAVLFAILMQSLQEGVFNNLIKNVVNYYTGYVQVHQKGYWDEQILENSFTEDAQLFTKLQKNKAVTEIVPRLETFVLASNKNITKGCVLIGTDTDKESRLTQLQNKIIKGTYFKNNDEAVMLSEGLAKRLQLKVNDTIVLYGQGYQEVMAAGKYHVKGILHLASPEMNDNFVYLPLKTCQYFLTAENRLTTLSLGIDNPKNAEKLTEELENSIGKEYEVMTWQELMPDVANHIKADGFSFYIFSGILYLIIGFGLFGTIMMMTVERTFEFGMLLAIGMKKSTLKIILWSETVLITLCGILLGMLLSFPVTAYLKKNPMQLTGDLAKSYEQFGFEAIFPTEVDVNIFINQSLIVMVMALLIGLYPLWFVNSLNPVKAMKK; this comes from the coding sequence ATGATAGCCAAATTAATTTGGAGAAATCTTTGGCGAAACAGTCGTCGAACATTGATCACCATTGCTTCTATTGCTTTTGCAGTGCTGTTTGCAATTCTCATGCAATCTCTTCAGGAAGGGGTTTTCAATAATTTAATTAAAAACGTGGTTAATTATTACACTGGATATGTGCAAGTTCATCAAAAAGGATATTGGGACGAGCAAATTTTAGAAAATAGTTTTACAGAAGATGCTCAACTTTTTACAAAACTTCAAAAAAATAAAGCGGTTACCGAAATTGTTCCTCGTTTAGAGACTTTTGTTTTGGCGTCTAATAAAAATATAACCAAAGGTTGTGTACTCATAGGAACAGATACCGATAAAGAAAGCCGTTTAACCCAATTACAAAATAAAATCATCAAAGGCACTTATTTTAAAAATAATGACGAAGCAGTCATGCTCTCCGAAGGCTTAGCCAAAAGACTGCAACTGAAAGTCAATGACACCATTGTCTTATACGGACAGGGTTACCAGGAAGTAATGGCTGCAGGAAAATATCACGTAAAAGGCATTCTGCATTTAGCTTCGCCAGAAATGAATGATAATTTTGTGTATTTGCCTCTAAAAACTTGTCAATATTTTTTAACTGCCGAAAACCGCTTAACAACTCTTTCTTTGGGAATTGATAATCCCAAAAATGCAGAAAAACTAACTGAAGAATTAGAAAACAGCATCGGAAAAGAATATGAAGTCATGACTTGGCAAGAACTCATGCCAGATGTAGCGAATCATATCAAAGCAGATGGTTTTTCCTTCTATATTTTTTCGGGTATATTGTATTTGATTATAGGGTTCGGATTGTTTGGTACCATCATGATGATGACGGTAGAAAGAACGTTTGAATTCGGAATGCTCCTTGCCATTGGCATGAAAAAATCTACACTGAAAATAATTTTATGGAGCGAAACCGTATTGATTACATTGTGCGGAATTCTGCTAGGTATGCTTTTGAGTTTTCCCGTGACTGCTTATCTTAAAAAAAATCCGATGCAATTAACCGGAGATTTGGCCAAAAGCTATGAACAGTTTGGTTTTGAGGCAATATTTCCTACAGAAGTAGATGTCAATATCTTTATCAATCAATCGCTAATTGTTATGGTAATGGCATTGTTGATAGGATTGTATCCACTTTGGTTTGTGAATAGTCTAAATCCAGTAAAAGCGATGAAAAAATGA